From the genome of Nocardia sp. NBC_01503, one region includes:
- a CDS encoding ACP S-malonyltransferase — MIAVFAPGQGSQTPGMLTPWLELPGAADRIALWSKASGLDLLRLGTTATAEEITDTAVTQPLVVAAALLAFAEIPTDSLTADTIVAGHSVGELAAAAIAGVISPDDAVALAALRGAEMAKACALEPTGMSAVLGGDETVVLARLDELGLIPANRNAVGQIVAAGKLDALAELASNPPEKARVRALPVAGAFHTAFMAPAQDAVAAAIAKIVPGEPIRTLLSNFDGKPVASGQDAVDKLAAQVTRPVRWDLCTETVRAAGVSAVAELPPAGTLVGIAKRELKGTPNLALKTPADLPALAELLITG, encoded by the coding sequence GTGATCGCAGTGTTCGCCCCAGGACAGGGCTCTCAGACACCCGGCATGCTCACCCCTTGGCTCGAACTGCCCGGCGCGGCTGATCGAATCGCGTTGTGGTCGAAGGCCTCGGGACTGGACCTGCTGCGGTTGGGTACCACCGCGACCGCGGAGGAGATCACCGATACCGCGGTGACTCAGCCTCTGGTCGTCGCGGCAGCACTTCTGGCATTCGCGGAAATCCCCACGGATTCACTGACCGCGGATACCATCGTCGCCGGACATTCGGTCGGCGAGCTCGCCGCCGCTGCCATCGCCGGAGTCATCTCCCCCGATGACGCGGTGGCACTGGCCGCTCTCCGCGGTGCGGAGATGGCCAAGGCGTGCGCGCTCGAGCCGACCGGTATGTCCGCGGTGCTCGGCGGTGACGAAACCGTCGTGCTCGCTCGGCTCGACGAACTCGGCCTGATCCCGGCCAACCGCAACGCGGTGGGTCAGATCGTGGCGGCCGGTAAGCTGGACGCGCTCGCGGAACTCGCGAGCAACCCGCCCGAAAAGGCGCGCGTTCGAGCTCTTCCGGTCGCGGGCGCTTTCCACACCGCGTTCATGGCACCCGCCCAGGACGCCGTGGCAGCTGCCATCGCCAAGATCGTTCCGGGCGAGCCGATCCGGACCCTGCTGTCGAACTTCGACGGTAAGCCGGTCGCCTCCGGCCAGGATGCGGTCGACAAGCTCGCTGCCCAGGTCACCCGCCCGGTGCGCTGGGACCTGTGCACCGAAACCGTTCGCGCGGCGGGTGTTTCCGCGGTGGCAGAGCTGCCACCGGCCGGAACCCTGGTCGGCATCGCCAAGCGGGAGCTCAAGGGCACCCCGAATCTGGCGCTGAAGACCCCCGCGGACCTCCCCGCGCTGGCCGAACTTTTGATCACGGGCTAG
- a CDS encoding PucR family transcriptional regulator yields the protein MNEGSSEHEVYLPTGALSPNRQTRDPLPDTLLKRVKQFSGRLSTEAVSSMQERLPFFANLDAAQRAGVQMLVQTAVVNFLEWLQDPESDIRFSLDAFQVIPDDLARRLTLRQTVDMVRVAMEFFEQWLPALARNDRQLVALTEAVLRYGRELGFAAASVYASAAESRGAWDTRLEALVVDAVVRGDTGPEMLSRAATLNWDATAPATVLVGTPPKDQVAVVGSVHSVAARHGRNALAVVQGSRLVMVVSGQLGDTMYPSPFLADLLSEAFSDGPVVIGPTTRTLSAAHISSVEAMAGMEAVVGWRSAPRPVHATELLPERALLGDRAAVTALNELLVLPLAAAAGELSNTLDAYLDCGGAVETCARQLFVHPNTVRYRLKRIADITGRDPMNPRDAYVLRIASTIGRLTRTRNESPTSASDVTPVTDA from the coding sequence ATCAACGAAGGCTCCTCAGAACATGAGGTCTACCTTCCGACCGGCGCACTCTCGCCGAACCGGCAGACCCGAGATCCACTCCCCGACACGCTGCTCAAGCGCGTCAAACAGTTCTCGGGGCGGCTATCCACCGAGGCGGTGTCCTCGATGCAGGAGCGGTTGCCGTTCTTCGCCAATCTGGATGCGGCGCAACGTGCCGGGGTCCAGATGCTGGTGCAGACGGCGGTGGTCAACTTCCTGGAGTGGTTGCAGGACCCGGAGAGCGATATCAGGTTCAGCCTGGACGCTTTCCAGGTCATCCCGGACGATCTGGCGCGGCGGCTGACGCTGCGCCAGACCGTCGATATGGTCCGGGTGGCCATGGAGTTCTTCGAACAGTGGCTGCCCGCGCTGGCTCGCAATGACCGGCAGTTGGTGGCGTTGACCGAGGCGGTACTGCGATACGGGCGTGAGCTCGGCTTCGCGGCCGCCTCGGTGTACGCCAGCGCCGCGGAATCACGTGGCGCCTGGGATACCCGCCTGGAAGCGCTGGTCGTGGACGCGGTGGTGCGCGGCGATACCGGCCCCGAGATGCTGTCCCGCGCCGCGACGCTCAACTGGGATGCCACCGCACCGGCGACGGTGCTGGTCGGCACGCCGCCCAAAGATCAAGTGGCCGTGGTCGGTTCCGTACATTCGGTGGCCGCCCGGCACGGCCGCAATGCCCTGGCCGTGGTGCAGGGTTCACGCCTGGTGATGGTGGTCAGCGGCCAACTCGGCGACACCATGTACCCCTCGCCATTCCTCGCCGACCTGCTCAGCGAGGCTTTCTCCGACGGCCCGGTGGTGATCGGCCCGACCACCCGCACACTCTCGGCCGCGCATATAAGTTCGGTCGAGGCGATGGCGGGAATGGAGGCCGTGGTCGGCTGGCGCAGCGCGCCACGCCCGGTGCACGCGACCGAATTGCTGCCCGAACGTGCGCTTCTCGGCGACCGTGCCGCCGTAACCGCCCTCAACGAGCTGCTTGTGTTACCGTTGGCCGCCGCTGCGGGCGAGCTGTCCAATACCTTGGACGCCTACCTGGACTGTGGCGGAGCCGTCGAGACCTGCGCTCGCCAACTGTTCGTTCATCCAAATACCGTGCGCTATCGGTTGAAGCGAATCGCCGATATCACGGGTCGGGATCCGATGAACCCGCGCGATGCCTACGTGTTACGAATCGCGTCCACGATAGGTCGGCTGACGCGAACCCGTAACGAATCGCCCACTTCCGCCTCAGATGTAACCCCCGTCACAGATGCGTAA